Proteins found in one Mycoplasmopsis bovigenitalium genomic segment:
- a CDS encoding segregation/condensation protein A → MDNLYINDNKKFDIKIENFDGPLDLLLSLVQDKHKDIMDIDVAQLASAYLSIIQDLQDHEIDLASEYLVMAATLLALKTKMILYTPDEKPEIEEDKREILRRLYEYQQFKEVSKALREREESRKEIFIKSPSDIEEFLIDDDKTQLDGHSNPLKLITILRKMFERTYAQKLRKTKLDHFQLTPQDQIPFILDLFKKYNEVTFEMIFSQPSMDHFVITFIAILVLVKSQKIVLEQKEQFGTITFKKGPDYEK, encoded by the coding sequence ATGGATAATTTATACATTAATGACAACAAAAAATTCGACATAAAAATTGAAAACTTTGATGGGCCCCTTGATTTGCTTTTAAGTCTTGTTCAAGATAAGCACAAAGATATCATGGACATCGATGTTGCTCAGTTGGCTAGCGCATATTTATCAATTATTCAAGATTTGCAAGATCACGAAATTGATTTAGCAAGCGAATATTTGGTTATGGCAGCAACCTTACTTGCTTTAAAAACCAAAATGATTCTTTATACCCCTGATGAAAAACCAGAAATTGAAGAAGACAAAAGGGAAATTTTAAGAAGACTTTACGAATATCAACAATTTAAAGAAGTTTCTAAAGCTTTGCGTGAACGCGAAGAATCCAGAAAAGAAATTTTCATTAAATCTCCGAGCGATATTGAAGAATTTTTAATTGATGATGACAAAACACAACTTGACGGTCATTCAAATCCATTAAAATTAATAACAATTTTAAGAAAAATGTTTGAGCGAACTTATGCTCAAAAGTTAAGAAAAACCAAATTAGACCACTTTCAATTAACACCACAAGATCAAATACCTTTTATACTTGATCTATTCAAAAAATACAATGAAGTTACATTCGAAATGATTTTTTCACAACCTTCAATGGATCACTTTGTAATTACTTTTATCGCAATTTTAGTACTAGTTAAATCTCAAAAAATTGTTCTAGAACAAAAAGAACAATTTGGCACAATAACATTCAAAAAAGGACCTGATTATGAAAAATAA
- the scpB gene encoding SMC-Scp complex subunit ScpB produces MKNNILEALLYVQGDEGLNLEQVKEIFNLNTVQEAKKVMNDFTKDYNNRDGALKVVIFNEVYKLATRETYKDYITKLVQVVKKHRLSNAAIEVAGIVAYKQPVTRSMVNNIRGVASEQVMNTLLAKGVIEEVGISPTPGNPVLYGITNKFYDYFRIRTMGDLPKLTEFNYIDGVESENEDEFNFFDSQRSDN; encoded by the coding sequence ATGAAAAATAATATTTTAGAAGCTCTACTTTATGTTCAAGGTGATGAAGGATTAAATCTTGAACAAGTTAAAGAAATTTTCAATCTAAATACAGTTCAAGAAGCAAAAAAAGTTATGAATGACTTCACAAAAGACTACAATAATCGAGATGGTGCTTTAAAAGTTGTAATTTTCAATGAAGTTTACAAGCTAGCAACAAGAGAAACATACAAAGACTACATAACAAAACTAGTTCAAGTTGTCAAAAAACATCGTTTATCTAACGCCGCTATTGAGGTGGCTGGTATTGTTGCATACAAACAACCAGTTACTCGTTCAATGGTTAATAACATTCGTGGTGTTGCAAGTGAACAAGTTATGAACACTTTGCTTGCAAAAGGAGTTATTGAGGAAGTTGGAATTAGCCCCACTCCAGGGAACCCCGTTTTATACGGAATAACAAACAAATTTTATGATTATTTCAGAATTAGAACAATGGGCGATTTACCAAAATTGACAGAGTTTAACTATATTGATGGTGTAGAATCAGAAAACGAAGACGAATTTAACTTCTTTGACTCACAAAGATCAGATAATTAA
- a CDS encoding pseudouridine synthase has protein sequence MTKNTYIASENDEGRKLIKFITSIYKKTPNSIIYKTFRKGNIKINSKKTKDPNYLIKNGDVIDVYGIDQNDIFLIEKVKNTHSFDIVYEDENVLLINKEEGVQVHSSHNSLDSQVYSYLNFSQINSFKPSHVGRLDKLTSGLIIYAKNYKTLKMLNEKQKYLTKIYKFIPQNFIADNLYQFNLKKNEYDKKMFVSKDVDSKISSTKIWSENNEYFAQILTGRKHQIRVTCAALNAPILGDTKYGGKPAKRMYLHSFKLVFNNLTNHLEYLNKKEFIALPKNWKDSHEVNR, from the coding sequence ATGACCAAAAATACATATATTGCATCAGAAAATGATGAGGGTCGCAAGCTAATTAAATTCATAACTTCGATCTATAAAAAAACACCAAACTCAATCATTTACAAAACATTTCGCAAAGGCAACATAAAAATAAACTCTAAAAAAACCAAGGATCCAAACTATCTTATAAAAAATGGAGACGTTATTGATGTATATGGCATTGACCAAAATGACATATTTTTAATTGAAAAAGTAAAAAACACTCACTCATTCGACATTGTTTATGAGGATGAAAATGTACTTTTAATCAATAAAGAAGAAGGTGTGCAGGTTCACTCTTCCCATAACTCATTAGATAGCCAAGTTTATTCATATTTGAATTTTAGCCAAATAAACTCTTTTAAACCTAGCCATGTTGGCAGATTAGACAAGTTAACAAGCGGTTTAATTATTTATGCTAAAAACTACAAGACATTAAAAATGCTGAATGAAAAGCAAAAATATTTAACCAAAATATATAAGTTCATTCCCCAAAATTTCATCGCAGATAATTTATACCAATTCAATTTAAAAAAAAATGAATACGATAAAAAAATGTTTGTTTCAAAAGACGTTGATTCTAAAATATCATCAACAAAAATATGATCAGAAAATAACGAATATTTTGCCCAAATTTTAACTGGAAGAAAGCACCAAATTCGCGTTACTTGTGCTGCATTAAATGCGCCAATATTGGGCGATACTAAATATGGTGGCAAACCCGCAAAAAGAATGTATCTACATTCATTTAAACTTGTCTTTAATAACTTAACCAACCACCTTGAATACTTAAATAAAAAAGAATTTATAGCACTGCCAAAAAATTGAAAGGATAGCCATGAAGTCAATAGATAA
- a CDS encoding Asp-tRNA(Asn)/Glu-tRNA(Gln) amidotransferase subunit GatC codes for MKSIDKEKLFSIVKRLMIEPSEQVIDQILLEWEQIQQQMKIMNKIDTSNIEPLTHINETPLIDFLREDVEDNSFSISKQQILENAPEKDDNYIITTRVVK; via the coding sequence ATGAAGTCAATAGATAAAGAAAAATTATTCAGCATAGTTAAACGTCTAATGATTGAACCTAGCGAACAAGTAATAGACCAAATATTGCTTGAATGAGAACAAATTCAACAACAAATGAAAATTATGAATAAAATTGATACATCAAATATTGAGCCTCTTACTCACATTAATGAAACTCCATTAATTGATTTTTTGCGCGAAGATGTTGAAGATAATTCATTTTCAATTTCCAAACAACAAATACTTGAAAATGCTCCTGAAAAAGATGATAATTACATAATTACAACAAGGGTGGTTAAATAA